In Sporosarcina sp. PTS2304, a genomic segment contains:
- a CDS encoding nucleobase:cation symporter-2 family protein — MKTTVLGFQHLLAMYAGAVLVPLIVGNAIGLTPTQLTYLVSIDILMCGIATILQISRNKYFGIGLPVVLGCTFTAVGPMILIGNEYGISAIYGAVIASGVIIFFISRFFGSLVRFFPPIVTGSVVTIIGITLIPVAINNMGGGQGAEDFGSITNVALSFGTLLFIVLLYRFSTGFLQSIAILLGLVVGTVVAVFLGVVDFANVQDASYVHMVMPFYLATPTFHFLPIAIMTLVAMVSLVESTGVYFALGDICEETIDQSKLEKGYRAEGLASVIGGIFNAFPYTTFSQNVGLMQLSGVKSRKVIFVTAIMLISLGFLPKVAALATIIPNAVLGGAMVAMFGMVVSQGIKMLSPVISKSEDNAMIVACSIGIGLGVSVVPDLFSNLPETIQILTSNGIVLGSITAILLNIIFNMIPTKKKELVKTSNESRTTPVATKKDVALLNATTESK, encoded by the coding sequence ATGAAAACGACGGTACTCGGTTTTCAGCATTTGCTCGCAATGTATGCAGGGGCTGTATTAGTTCCGTTGATTGTCGGTAACGCAATAGGGTTAACTCCTACACAGCTAACATATCTTGTATCAATTGATATTTTAATGTGTGGGATTGCGACTATTTTACAAATCTCTCGTAATAAATATTTTGGAATAGGGCTACCAGTCGTTTTAGGTTGTACATTTACTGCTGTTGGTCCGATGATTTTAATTGGAAATGAATACGGAATTTCAGCTATTTATGGTGCCGTCATTGCTTCCGGTGTCATTATATTTTTCATCAGTAGATTTTTTGGAAGCTTGGTACGTTTCTTTCCACCGATTGTTACAGGTTCAGTCGTTACAATTATTGGTATTACGTTAATTCCGGTAGCGATTAACAATATGGGTGGAGGGCAAGGTGCAGAAGACTTTGGTTCGATTACGAATGTTGCGTTGTCATTCGGTACATTGCTATTTATCGTGTTATTATATCGTTTCTCGACAGGTTTTTTGCAGTCAATCGCCATTTTACTAGGCTTGGTTGTCGGGACGGTAGTAGCGGTATTTCTTGGTGTTGTGGACTTTGCTAATGTTCAAGATGCGTCGTACGTTCATATGGTCATGCCGTTTTATTTAGCTACACCAACATTTCACTTCTTGCCAATTGCCATTATGACACTTGTCGCGATGGTGTCGTTAGTCGAGTCTACAGGTGTATATTTTGCACTTGGGGATATTTGTGAAGAAACGATCGATCAAAGTAAATTGGAAAAAGGCTATCGCGCAGAAGGATTAGCTTCCGTCATCGGTGGAATTTTTAATGCGTTTCCGTATACTACATTTTCACAAAATGTAGGATTGATGCAATTATCTGGCGTGAAATCACGGAAAGTGATATTTGTTACAGCAATTATGCTCATTTCGTTAGGGTTTTTGCCTAAAGTAGCGGCGCTGGCTACTATTATTCCGAATGCGGTTCTTGGTGGGGCAATGGTTGCGATGTTTGGTATGGTCGTTTCACAAGGGATTAAAATGCTTAGTCCGGTCATTTCAAAATCTGAAGATAATGCAATGATCGTTGCTTGTTCGATTGGTATCGGTCTAGGCGTTTCAGTCGTACCAGACCTTTTCTCAAACTTACCTGAGACGATTCAGATTTTAACAAGTAATGGAATCGTGCTAGGTAGTATTACGGCTATCTTATTAAATATCATTTTCAACATGATCCCAACTAAAAAGAAAGAGTTAGTAAAAACATCTAACGAATCACGCACAACCCCAGTAGCTACAAAAAAAGACGTAGCTTTATTGAATGCAACTACAGAAAGTAAATAA
- a CDS encoding Fur family transcriptional regulator, whose amino-acid sequence MESRIERIKKQLHGASYKLTPQREATVAVLLENEEDHLSAEEVFLLVKEKAPDIGLATVYRTLELLTELKVVDKINFGDGVARYDLREEGATRFHHHLICLDCGTVDEIQEDLLGEVEKVVESRYGFKVKDHWLTFHGICHRCKDKDTEKKNEDDGMA is encoded by the coding sequence ATGGAAAGCCGAATTGAGCGCATTAAGAAGCAGTTACACGGGGCCAGCTACAAGTTGACGCCTCAGCGTGAAGCGACTGTAGCGGTTCTTCTTGAAAACGAAGAAGATCATCTAAGTGCGGAAGAAGTATTTCTTCTCGTAAAAGAGAAAGCACCTGATATCGGGTTAGCTACTGTGTACCGCACATTAGAGTTATTAACAGAGTTAAAAGTAGTTGATAAAATTAATTTTGGCGACGGTGTAGCGCGTTATGACCTTCGAGAAGAAGGAGCGACACGTTTTCACCACCACTTGATTTGTCTGGATTGTGGAACTGTAGACGAGATTCAAGAAGACTTACTCGGAGAAGTGGAAAAAGTGGTGGAAAGTCGTTACGGGTTTAAAGTAAAAGACCACTGGCTCACTTTTCACGGTATTTGTCATCGTTGTAAAGATAAAGATACAGAAAAAAAGAATGAAGACGACGGGATGGCATAA
- a CDS encoding xanthine phosphoribosyltransferase, producing MELLKEKIRQEGKVLSEEVLKVDSFLNHQIDPVLMQEIGKEFVSRFSDQQITKIVTIESSGIAPATMAGLLLGVPVVFARKRKSLTLTDHLYSAKVHSFTKGETNDISVSKDFISSADTVLLIDDFLANGQAALGLIEIVKQAGAQLAGVGIVIEKSFQPGGKMMRTSGIRVESLAEVQSLANGKVQFVGEENL from the coding sequence GTGGAGTTGCTAAAAGAAAAGATTCGACAAGAAGGAAAAGTATTATCGGAAGAGGTATTGAAAGTCGATTCCTTTTTAAATCACCAAATCGATCCAGTATTGATGCAAGAGATTGGGAAGGAATTTGTCTCGCGTTTCAGTGATCAACAAATTACGAAAATCGTCACAATTGAATCTTCTGGAATTGCACCAGCTACGATGGCAGGGCTTCTGCTCGGAGTACCTGTAGTGTTTGCAAGAAAACGTAAATCTCTTACATTAACGGATCATTTATACTCCGCGAAAGTTCATTCGTTTACTAAAGGTGAAACTAATGATATTTCTGTATCGAAGGATTTCATTTCATCTGCGGATACTGTGTTATTAATTGATGATTTCTTGGCAAATGGTCAGGCTGCACTTGGATTAATAGAAATTGTTAAACAAGCAGGCGCGCAACTTGCCGGGGTAGGCATTGTCATTGAAAAAAGTTTCCAACCTGGCGGGAAAATGATGCGTACGTCGGGTATTCGAGTGGAATCACTGGCTGAAGTTCAGTCATTAGCGAATGGAAAAGTGCAATTTGTCGGGGAGGAAAATCTGTAA
- a CDS encoding aldo/keto reductase, with the protein MKLRTLGSSELLVSELGLGCMSLPAELEPARYVLEAAMDSGINYFDTADLYDKGINEEIIGNVLKEHRQDLIIATKVGNKWTPDKEGWTWDASREYIMEAVKDSLHRLQLDYIDLYQLHGGTMEDSVDETIEAFEELKKEGIVREYGISSIRPNVIERFLKNSTAVSVMMQYNLLDRRPEEYFSMITQFGASVVTRGTLAKGLLTDEGNKRVEKMDGFASYRQDDLQQTVQALSKETDDMHAYALAFALRPKAVASALIGSRTVEQLQQSVDAYQTTTDPQLVEKLMQSTIQHRYEQHRLS; encoded by the coding sequence ATGAAGTTGCGTACACTAGGTTCTAGTGAATTACTCGTATCTGAATTAGGTCTTGGCTGTATGTCACTGCCTGCCGAGCTTGAACCTGCACGTTATGTGCTTGAAGCCGCAATGGACAGCGGTATAAACTATTTTGATACAGCAGATCTGTACGACAAAGGAATAAATGAAGAAATTATAGGAAACGTATTAAAAGAACATAGACAAGATTTAATCATTGCAACAAAGGTAGGGAATAAATGGACGCCAGATAAAGAAGGTTGGACATGGGATGCTTCTAGAGAATATATAATGGAGGCAGTAAAGGATAGTCTTCACAGATTGCAACTGGATTATATCGACTTATACCAATTGCATGGAGGTACGATGGAAGATTCTGTAGATGAAACGATTGAAGCATTTGAAGAATTAAAGAAAGAAGGGATTGTTCGGGAGTATGGTATATCCTCCATTCGACCGAATGTGATCGAACGTTTCCTAAAAAACAGTACTGCGGTTTCCGTCATGATGCAATACAATTTATTGGATCGACGACCGGAAGAATATTTTTCGATGATTACACAATTCGGTGCGTCAGTCGTTACACGCGGAACTTTAGCTAAAGGATTATTAACTGACGAAGGAAATAAACGAGTGGAAAAGATGGACGGTTTTGCTTCGTATAGACAAGATGATCTGCAGCAGACAGTACAAGCCTTGTCAAAGGAAACTGACGACATGCATGCATACGCGCTCGCATTCGCTCTCAGACCAAAAGCGGTAGCCTCAGCACTTATCGGCTCCCGCACAGTTGAACAATTACAACAATCCGTAGATGCCTATCAGACAACTACTGATCCTCAGCTAGTAGAGAAACTAATGCAGTCAACTATACAGCATCGGTATGAGCAACATCGACTGAGTTGA
- a CDS encoding AEC family transporter, whose protein sequence is MEYLLIVFVNVITPMLILLGIGVVLQIKFTFNVKALGNILTYCLIPAAVFMNLYHTVINVEVLLEVLLFVVLFSTSLIVVGHVFSKMLRLNRQQTAVMKNSIVLINSGNYGLPVSQLVFHANPLGVSIQIVLIVYQNLLTYSYGLYNLVSSTRSGIEIIKEFLKMPIIHALWLGALLNLTSIQLPNFVEVPIGHLSDAFIAIALITLGAQLAQIRVKTLWNRLIFLSAFGRLVLSPTIAFILLILLKIDGITAQSLWIASSFPTSRNSSTLALEYDVESELAAQIVLFNTVASSFTVGFVIYLSSVLFG, encoded by the coding sequence GTGGAGTATTTACTCATTGTCTTTGTAAATGTTATCACACCGATGTTAATTTTATTAGGAATTGGTGTCGTTTTGCAAATAAAGTTCACTTTTAATGTAAAAGCATTGGGTAATATTTTAACGTACTGTCTTATTCCGGCAGCCGTGTTTATGAATTTATACCATACAGTTATTAATGTTGAAGTGTTGCTCGAAGTATTGTTGTTTGTCGTGTTATTTTCTACATCACTTATTGTAGTCGGCCATGTATTCAGTAAAATGTTGCGCCTCAACCGTCAACAAACCGCTGTCATGAAAAATAGTATTGTGCTCATTAACTCGGGAAACTACGGTTTGCCTGTCAGCCAGTTAGTGTTTCATGCAAATCCGCTAGGTGTATCGATTCAAATTGTCTTAATTGTTTACCAGAACTTGTTAACATACTCTTACGGTTTATATAATTTGGTTTCTTCTACACGATCGGGGATAGAAATTATAAAAGAATTTCTCAAGATGCCGATTATACATGCGTTATGGCTTGGAGCTTTATTGAATCTAACTTCCATACAATTGCCGAATTTTGTAGAAGTGCCGATTGGTCACCTCTCTGACGCATTTATCGCAATTGCTTTAATTACTCTTGGTGCCCAACTTGCGCAAATTCGCGTGAAAACATTATGGAACCGATTAATTTTCTTAAGCGCATTTGGTCGACTCGTTTTATCGCCAACCATTGCTTTCATCTTACTAATACTATTGAAAATAGACGGCATTACTGCGCAGTCATTGTGGATTGCAAGTTCTTTTCCAACCTCGCGCAACAGCTCTACGCTGGCTTTGGAATATGATGTAGAATCGGAGCTGGCAGCACAAATTGTTTTATTTAATACAGTAGCAAGCAGTTTTACTGTCGGTTTTGTGATCTATCTTTCATCTGTTTTATTCGGATAA
- a CDS encoding MFS transporter: protein MVQSKTEKPTKHLHFPKSQWILLAGILFIAATLRSPLTSVGPIIGSIREQLHISNSLAGFLTTIPLLAFAIVSPFAPRLSKRYGLAPTLFYSMLILMAGILLRSEGSSSLLLIGTFLIGVGIAFANVLLPSLLKLSFPLHIGLMTGLYSVSMNLSATVASGIAVPIANETSYGWQGALGIWGIITFIAIIVWIPQIRVKREKEKEINKTIKIHAATPVWKSPVAWFVTFFMGLQSFLFYTTSSWMPVVLQDSGMSDEAAGWMLSLIQFSQLPMVFIIPVIADKVRNQRGLVLTVFACYVIGYGGVLVGSESLNAVWMIFIGLAGGAAFGLSMMFFTLRSSTPEEAASLSGMAQSVGYLLAAIGPVLFGYLHDWTGTWTLPLYVFLFIAFLLLISGLGAGKNRHLFSDGKV from the coding sequence TTGGTACAATCAAAAACAGAAAAACCTACGAAACATTTACACTTTCCGAAGAGCCAGTGGATTTTATTAGCTGGGATTTTATTTATTGCGGCTACTCTTCGTTCACCACTCACTTCTGTCGGGCCCATCATCGGTTCGATCCGTGAGCAACTACATATTTCCAATTCACTCGCAGGTTTTTTAACTACTATTCCGTTGCTGGCCTTCGCAATCGTTTCGCCGTTTGCTCCAAGACTTTCTAAACGTTATGGTTTGGCACCTACACTTTTTTATTCCATGCTTATTCTGATGGCGGGTATTTTGCTGCGTTCCGAAGGTTCTAGCTCGTTGTTGCTGATCGGTACATTTTTAATCGGTGTCGGCATTGCGTTCGCCAATGTATTATTACCTAGTTTATTGAAGCTAAGCTTTCCATTACATATCGGTTTAATGACTGGTTTATATTCTGTTTCCATGAACTTATCGGCCACAGTAGCTTCTGGCATTGCAGTTCCTATTGCTAATGAGACGTCTTACGGTTGGCAAGGCGCTTTAGGTATATGGGGGATTATCACATTTATTGCCATCATCGTATGGATTCCACAAATTCGTGTGAAGAGGGAAAAAGAGAAAGAAATCAACAAAACAATTAAAATACATGCCGCAACACCAGTATGGAAATCTCCTGTTGCTTGGTTTGTTACATTCTTTATGGGCTTACAATCATTTCTGTTCTACACAACTTCTTCATGGATGCCTGTCGTGTTGCAAGATAGCGGTATGTCAGATGAGGCGGCAGGTTGGATGCTGTCACTCATTCAATTCTCTCAATTGCCGATGGTCTTCATTATCCCCGTCATTGCGGATAAAGTACGCAATCAAAGAGGATTAGTATTAACTGTTTTCGCTTGCTATGTCATCGGCTATGGCGGTGTTTTAGTAGGCAGTGAAAGTTTGAATGCTGTATGGATGATTTTCATCGGGCTTGCAGGTGGAGCAGCTTTTGGATTATCTATGATGTTTTTCACATTACGCTCAAGTACACCTGAGGAAGCCGCTTCTTTATCCGGAATGGCACAATCTGTCGGCTACTTACTAGCAGCGATCGGACCTGTTCTATTCGGTTACTTACATGACTGGACAGGTACGTGGACTTTACCGCTATATGTATTTTTATTCATCGCTTTTCTACTGTTGATCAGTGGTCTAGGTGCCGGAAAAAACCGCCACTTATTTTCAGATGGAAAAGTTTAA
- the xerD gene encoding site-specific tyrosine recombinase XerD, whose product MKEAQFALEDYVHFLTVERQLAQNTVKSYKRDLVEYLRFLESLSLETLNSIERPIVLQYLQKLKDSGKSSRTLSRHISSIRSFHQFLVREQVTTHDCTIHIELPKIEQKLPDVLSVPEIELLLDSIDCSNARGIRDVALLELLYGTGMRVSELIAIDLTDLHLTMGFVRVFGKGSKERIVPLGRSAVDACSRYVNESRPVCVGTSPSTDALFLNMHGRRLTRQGCWKILKDAGREANIQKVISPHLLRHSFATHLIENGADLRAVQEMLGHADISTTQLYTHVSKKRLKDVYSMYHPRA is encoded by the coding sequence ATGAAAGAAGCGCAGTTCGCACTTGAGGATTATGTACACTTTCTAACTGTAGAAAGACAACTTGCTCAAAATACAGTAAAATCCTATAAGCGGGATCTAGTGGAATATCTTCGTTTTTTAGAAAGTTTATCTTTGGAAACGCTTAACTCGATTGAACGTCCTATCGTTTTACAATATTTGCAGAAGTTAAAAGACAGTGGGAAATCTAGCAGGACGCTGTCACGTCATATTTCCTCTATCCGTTCATTTCATCAGTTTTTAGTAAGAGAACAAGTGACAACACATGATTGTACTATTCATATTGAGTTGCCGAAAATCGAACAGAAGTTACCGGATGTATTATCTGTTCCTGAAATTGAGTTATTACTAGATTCGATTGATTGTTCGAATGCTAGAGGAATACGTGATGTGGCTTTACTAGAATTGTTATATGGTACCGGAATGCGGGTAAGTGAATTAATAGCGATTGATTTAACTGATCTTCACTTGACTATGGGATTTGTTCGTGTGTTCGGTAAAGGTAGTAAGGAGCGCATTGTGCCCCTAGGTCGTTCAGCGGTTGATGCATGTAGTCGATATGTAAATGAATCACGTCCCGTTTGTGTTGGTACATCTCCATCTACTGACGCGCTGTTTTTAAATATGCACGGCAGACGCCTTACTCGTCAAGGGTGTTGGAAAATTCTTAAAGACGCCGGAAGAGAAGCGAATATCCAAAAGGTGATTTCACCTCACTTGCTACGGCATTCATTTGCGACGCATTTGATCGAAAATGGCGCTGATTTAAGGGCTGTGCAGGAAATGCTTGGTCATGCCGACATTTCCACTACGCAACTTTACACGCACGTAAGCAAGAAACGATTAAAAGATGTATATAGTATGTATCATCCGAGGGCATAA
- a CDS encoding NUDIX hydrolase, whose product MKFEERTLSTEKIFTGKVISMQVDEVELPDGKIAKRELVKHPGAVAIIALTDDGKLVLVEQFRKPLERTMLEIPAGKIEPGEKPELTAIRELEEETGYRANSFTYLQTFSTSPGFADEIIHLYVATDLVKVDQPAVGDEDEFIEVLEVSTEEADELIANERIYDAKTVVAVWYAKSL is encoded by the coding sequence ATGAAGTTTGAAGAGCGAACCCTCTCGACAGAAAAAATATTTACAGGTAAAGTCATTTCCATGCAAGTAGATGAAGTAGAATTACCAGACGGAAAAATTGCCAAACGAGAATTGGTTAAACATCCTGGAGCTGTTGCAATCATTGCATTAACGGACGATGGAAAGCTAGTTTTAGTAGAGCAATTTAGAAAACCATTGGAGCGTACGATGCTAGAGATTCCAGCCGGCAAAATTGAACCGGGAGAAAAGCCTGAACTTACTGCGATTCGTGAATTAGAAGAAGAAACAGGATATCGTGCGAATTCATTTACATATTTACAGACGTTTTCTACCTCGCCGGGTTTTGCGGATGAGATTATTCATTTGTATGTAGCAACGGATTTAGTGAAAGTAGACCAACCTGCAGTTGGAGATGAAGACGAATTTATAGAAGTTCTCGAAGTGTCTACGGAAGAAGCGGATGAACTCATCGCAAATGAACGTATTTATGATGCGAAGACTGTTGTGGCGGTATGGTACGCAAAAAGTCTATGA